Proteins from a single region of Ziziphus jujuba cultivar Dongzao chromosome 1, ASM3175591v1:
- the LOC125419783 gene encoding ankyrin repeat-containing protein BDA1-like isoform X1, whose translation MDITSHDQDETMRELYEASFQGSPGILDSLFQNDPLILNKISLTRHTETPLHISALLGHLNFTKKLLSLKPQGPKLAAELDLLQRVPLHLASAEGHTDIVRLLLQANEDMCLRKDRDGKIPLHYAAMRGRVDVIELLIGWQPRSVFEKLNEGETVLHLCVQYDQLEALKVLVVSLGNENNEFLNSQDEKFANTILHSAVMLKQIKTIEYLVSIPEVKRGASKLNRSGFTAFETIEQLPKDFKSIKILNILLDKLGLLPAPSPSSSSINISGKKSKESRAISSTSWWSKCQRYIGKYDGDWVKDRSGALMIVATVIATMTFQTAVNPPGGVWQQDTNTSIYSNSYCGNGGDDTCIAGTAVLGYIWEDKFIFFLTLNSISFLSSLSIILLLLTGFPVRYKPFMWLLNLAIVVNLTFMALTFLDGMYLVTPMTIDDWVWRCRTRLFYGWFGVIGIVFLLHTIRFVFWAVKKLYRKLKC comes from the exons ATGGATATAACAAGCCATGACCAAGATGAAACAATGAGAGAACTATATGAGGCTTCATTTCAAGGATCCCCAGGCATCTTGGATTCATTGTTCCAAAACGACCCTTTAATTCTCAATAAGATATCACTTACCCGTCACACTGAAACTCCTCTTCACATATCAGCTTTGCTTGGCCACcttaatttcaccaaaaaactTCTTTCTCTCAAACCCCAGGGACCGAAACTTGCTGCTGAGTTGGACTTACTCCAACGGGTACCCCTTCATTTGGCTTCTGCTGAGGGCCACACAGACATTGTCCGACTGCTGCTCCAAGCAAACGAGGACATGTGCTTACGTAAAGATAGGGATGGAAAAATCCCTCTCCATTATGCAGCCATGAGAGGACGTGTTGACGTTATTGAACTTCTCATCGGCTGGCAACCTAGGTCAGTTTTTGAGAAGCTTAATGAAGGAGAAACGGTTTTACACTTATGTGTTCAATATGACCAACTGGAGGCTCTAAAGGTGTTGGTTGTATCTTTAGGTAATGAAAATAACGAGTTCCTCAATTCCCAAGATGAAAAGTTTGCCAACACCATTTTGCACTCAGCTGTGATGCTAAAGCAAATCAAG ACAATAGAATACTTGGTTTCCATACCTGAAGTGAAAAGGGGAGCGAGTAAGTTGAATAGGAGCGGGTTTACAGCTTTTGAAACGATAGAACAACTTCCAAAAGACTTCAAAAGCATCAAAATCCTAAATATTCTTCTGGATAAACTGGGTCTCCTACCTGCACCATCACcgtcatcatcatcaataaatataagCGGTAAGAAATCAAAGGAGTCAAGAGCAATAAGTAGCACAAGTTGGTGGAGCAAATGCCAAAGGTACATCGGTAAGTATGATGGTGATTGGGTGAAAGATAGAAGTGGAGCTCTCATGATCGTGGCAACGGTGATCGCAACAATGACATTCCAAACTGCAGTTAACCCACCTGGTGGTGTCTGGCAACAAGATACCAATACCAGCATTTACAGCAATTCTTATTGCGGCAACGGCGGAGATGATACTTGTATTGCTGGAACTGCAGTGTTAGGTTATATCTGGGAagataaatttatattctttctGACTCTTAATAGCATCTCTTTTCTTTCATCGCTCAGTATAATTCTTTTGCTTCTTACTGGATTCCCAGTTAGGTACAAGCCTTTTATGTGGCTTTTGAATTTAGCCATTGTTGTGAATCTGACGTTCATGgcacttaccttcttggatggaatGTACTTGGTGACACCTATGACTATTGATGATTGGGTATGGAGGTGCCGCACTCGTCTATTTTACGGCTGGTTTGGAGTTATTGGGATCGTCTTTCTGCTCCATACGATTCGTTTTGTCTTTTGGGCTGTGAAGAAGTTGTACCGCAAGCTCAAATGTTAA
- the LOC125419783 gene encoding ankyrin repeat-containing protein BDA1-like isoform X2, translated as MDITSHDQDETMRELYEASFQGSPGILDSLFQNDPLILNKISLTRHTETPLHISALLGHLNFTKKLLSLKPQGPKLAAELDLLQRVPLHLASAEGHTDIVRLLLQANEDMCLRKDRDGKIPLHYAAMRGRVDVIELLIGWQPRSVFEKLNEGETVLHLCVQYDQLEALKVLVVSLGNENNEFLNSQDEKFANTILHSAVMLKQIKTIEYLVSIPEVKRGASKLNRSGFTAFETIEQLPKDFKSIKILNILLDKLGLLPAPSPSSSSINISGKKSKESRAISSTSWWSKCQRYIGKYDGDWVKDRSGALMIVATVIATMTFQTAVNPPGGVWQQDTNTSIYSNSYCGNGGDDTCIAGTAVLVRYKPFMWLLNLAIVVNLTFMALTFLDGMYLVTPMTIDDWVWRCRTRLFYGWFGVIGIVFLLHTIRFVFWAVKKLYRKLKC; from the exons ATGGATATAACAAGCCATGACCAAGATGAAACAATGAGAGAACTATATGAGGCTTCATTTCAAGGATCCCCAGGCATCTTGGATTCATTGTTCCAAAACGACCCTTTAATTCTCAATAAGATATCACTTACCCGTCACACTGAAACTCCTCTTCACATATCAGCTTTGCTTGGCCACcttaatttcaccaaaaaactTCTTTCTCTCAAACCCCAGGGACCGAAACTTGCTGCTGAGTTGGACTTACTCCAACGGGTACCCCTTCATTTGGCTTCTGCTGAGGGCCACACAGACATTGTCCGACTGCTGCTCCAAGCAAACGAGGACATGTGCTTACGTAAAGATAGGGATGGAAAAATCCCTCTCCATTATGCAGCCATGAGAGGACGTGTTGACGTTATTGAACTTCTCATCGGCTGGCAACCTAGGTCAGTTTTTGAGAAGCTTAATGAAGGAGAAACGGTTTTACACTTATGTGTTCAATATGACCAACTGGAGGCTCTAAAGGTGTTGGTTGTATCTTTAGGTAATGAAAATAACGAGTTCCTCAATTCCCAAGATGAAAAGTTTGCCAACACCATTTTGCACTCAGCTGTGATGCTAAAGCAAATCAAG ACAATAGAATACTTGGTTTCCATACCTGAAGTGAAAAGGGGAGCGAGTAAGTTGAATAGGAGCGGGTTTACAGCTTTTGAAACGATAGAACAACTTCCAAAAGACTTCAAAAGCATCAAAATCCTAAATATTCTTCTGGATAAACTGGGTCTCCTACCTGCACCATCACcgtcatcatcatcaataaatataagCGGTAAGAAATCAAAGGAGTCAAGAGCAATAAGTAGCACAAGTTGGTGGAGCAAATGCCAAAGGTACATCGGTAAGTATGATGGTGATTGGGTGAAAGATAGAAGTGGAGCTCTCATGATCGTGGCAACGGTGATCGCAACAATGACATTCCAAACTGCAGTTAACCCACCTGGTGGTGTCTGGCAACAAGATACCAATACCAGCATTTACAGCAATTCTTATTGCGGCAACGGCGGAGATGATACTTGTATTGCTGGAACTGCAGTGTTAG TTAGGTACAAGCCTTTTATGTGGCTTTTGAATTTAGCCATTGTTGTGAATCTGACGTTCATGgcacttaccttcttggatggaatGTACTTGGTGACACCTATGACTATTGATGATTGGGTATGGAGGTGCCGCACTCGTCTATTTTACGGCTGGTTTGGAGTTATTGGGATCGTCTTTCTGCTCCATACGATTCGTTTTGTCTTTTGGGCTGTGAAGAAGTTGTACCGCAAGCTCAAATGTTAA